AATTCAAGATCGTTCTCTTCAGCTATGATTAGTGCATGGGCACCCTTTGTTGAAGTAGAGTATGCATTTATTGATCAAATGCCATTCTTAGAAGTAGGAGGATCACAAGTTAGAGATTTTGAAAAAGGTAAGCTACAGAATTTAGCTGTTCCTGTAGGGATAACTTTTGAGAATTTTTATTCAAAAGGAGCAAGGTCTGAGTCTTTGAGTTTTGCTATAGCTTACAGTCCTGATGCATACAGGAAGAACCCAAAGGGATCAGCAACAATAGTTAATGCAAAACATTCCTGGATCACTAGAGGATGTAAATGGCCTCGGCATGCCGTCCGTTGCCGATTGGACAACAATACGGAATGGAATGAGTCTTTGGGAACATACATGAGCTTTGAGTATGAAGGAAGGAAGCATGTAGCTTCTTATAACTTCAGTGGGGGAGCTCGATTGATTTTCTAATGGATGCGTAGCTTTTGTTGGAGAAGAAAAAGATCGATGATTTTTTCATCGATCTTTTTTTTTGGTACATTAGTTTCTTTCAGAGTGTTAGTTAACAATCGCTGAAATGATATCTTCTTCAGAAGAAATATTTGACTCCATGACTTCTTTTAACTCTCGGCAACAAAGTTGTTGTAGATGCTTTTCTTCCAAAGATAGTGTGCGTTCAATTGCGGTTGCGATTTCTTTTGGAGAAGTGTCTTCTTTGCTTCCAAGAAATTCTGGGAAAACTATTTTGCCCAAGATGATATTAGGCAAACAGTAAGAAGACAAAAATATTCTAAATAGGTACTTGATCAGGAACGCATCTATAGATCCTAGTCTACAAGTTACAATTGTCGGAGTCTGCATTAGAGCTGTTTCAAAAACAATCGTTCCGCATTTGGCTATGGCGCATTGACATGATTTTGCTAGTTCATACCTGTATTCACTTGGAATGATAGAGAATCGCTCTATTTGTTCTTTTCTTGCTATTTCCGAGATGCTTTTAGCGAATGCTGGGGAGCTACAAGATATTAATGCCTGATGAGAGCTTTGTAGCGAGGAGGCTTTGAATGCTTGTAATTGCACAGGAAGATTTTTGAGAATATCTCCATGTCTACTTCCTGGGAAAAAGGCGACAAAATCTCCCTCAGAAACGTTACATTTATCTTTCCAGCAGGGCTCTGGCTGATGCTGTTCAATTTCTTTAACGAGAGGATGTCCTACGTAGAGCACCCGAAGAGAGGAATCATTGAAAAGCTGTTTTTCAAAAGGTAGTAGGGATAGCAGGAGGTTGACATTTTTTTCTAAGAAGACTTTTCTTTTTTTTCTCCAGGCCCATATGCTTGGGCAGACATAGAAGATTATTTTGTTAGTAAATTTCTTTTTTCTTAACTTGCGTATGATCAAGAAATGAAAATCAGGAAAGTCGATGAAAATGAGCTTTTCTGGATTTTTTTGGAGTACGAAACTAACTATTTTCCTATAGAAGAGGAATATTTTTGGAATAGCTAAAAAGACTTCTTTGAATCCGGAAATACAGAAGGACTCCATGGGCAGAACTTCTTCCATTCCCGCAGCTCGCATTAAAGGACCGCCAATTCCAACAAAATGAATTTCCGGATGTTTAGCTTTTATTTTAGTTATTAAATCAGCCCCTAGACGGTCTCCGCTGGCTTCTCCTGCAGAAATGAAGTAGGTATGATTTTGAGCAGATTGAGAAATAAGTCGTTTTCGATTTTTGTATATCAAGAACAAATTAGCTATTGGAGGGAAGATGCCGCACCCGTAGCTAAGGATGTTGATAGGATCGGCGACTCTGATAAAGTATAGGAGAGACAATAGACAGCCTAAGAATCCTATTTTCCAAAAAACTTCAGGGAAATTGCTGGTTTTAAAGCGCTCAGCATAAAGCCATTGCACAAGAAAGCGGCTGGAAAAAATAAAAAGTCCGAAACAGCCTACGATGCGCCATGTGAGATTGGGGGGATTTATAGGTAAGTTAAAAATATTGGGTGTAGCCATCCAGCAGCTATTTTCACAAATAAAGGACTGTAGGATAAAAGGAATAGATGTCAGGACGATTGTAAAAGACATCAGCAAGACGACGTTTAAAAATGGTGCTGGGCGTTTGTTATAAAGATTGATATTGCGTAGGGAGATAACAAAGTTTACTGAATGAAGTAATGTCACGGGGTACTGGCTTTGAATCACGCCATGAAAGATCATCATGAAGGATCCTATCGATGATAGGTACCAAAATGTTTTAGGAACGAAAGATTGTTTGAACTTTGTGCTTAGAACCCATTGAAGAATAAACGCGCTACCGAAGAACAAGTTGGCTACTAACCCTACTGGATATAAGAAACGGACAACATCATCAGAGAACATAACGTCAGCGCTGTTATAACTAAATTGTTTGGGGTAAGGATACTGGAAGCATAGTTTTTTCTTATTCAGTTTTTTCTGGATTCCAGTGAGAGAACCATGCCTGGTAAGCTGACATCCACTTTGGGTCTGTAGAGCTTCTCAATTTGAGTAATAGTAAAGCTTCAGGGAACCGGGAATGCTGCAGTAATTTTTTGTT
This is a stretch of genomic DNA from Chlamydiifrater phoenicopteri. It encodes these proteins:
- the lpxB gene encoding lipid-A-disaccharide synthase yields the protein MFSDDVVRFLYPVGLVANLFFGSAFILQWVLSTKFKQSFVPKTFWYLSSIGSFMMIFHGVIQSQYPVTLLHSVNFVISLRNINLYNKRPAPFLNVVLLMSFTIVLTSIPFILQSFICENSCWMATPNIFNLPINPPNLTWRIVGCFGLFIFSSRFLVQWLYAERFKTSNFPEVFWKIGFLGCLLSLLYFIRVADPINILSYGCGIFPPIANLFLIYKNRKRLISQSAQNHTYFISAGEASGDRLGADLITKIKAKHPEIHFVGIGGPLMRAAGMEEVLPMESFCISGFKEVFLAIPKIFLFYRKIVSFVLQKNPEKLIFIDFPDFHFLIIRKLRKKKFTNKIIFYVCPSIWAWRKKRKVFLEKNVNLLLSLLPFEKQLFNDSSLRVLYVGHPLVKEIEQHQPEPCWKDKCNVSEGDFVAFFPGSRHGDILKNLPVQLQAFKASSLQSSHQALISCSSPAFAKSISEIARKEQIERFSIIPSEYRYELAKSCQCAIAKCGTIVFETALMQTPTIVTCRLGSIDAFLIKYLFRIFLSSYCLPNIILGKIVFPEFLGSKEDTSPKEIATAIERTLSLEEKHLQQLCCRELKEVMESNISSEEDIISAIVN